In Bacillus sp. Cs-700, one genomic interval encodes:
- the rph gene encoding ribonuclease PH, whose translation MRVDGRQKNELREVHIERDYIKHPEGSVLITVGETKVICSASIEDRVPPFMRGQGKGWIAAEYAMLPRATEQRNIRESSKGKVAGRTMEIQRLIGRALRTVVNLEALGERTIWIDCDVIQADGGTRTASITGAFVALAIAVEKAMDRKQIKKMPLTNFLAATSVGIDQSGSALLDLCYKEDASAQVDMNIVMTGSGEFVELQGTGEEATFNMNQLNEMLALGKTGVEELINTQAEVIGDFATKIKEASSADA comes from the coding sequence ATGAGAGTTGATGGGCGTCAAAAAAATGAGTTAAGAGAAGTACATATTGAAAGAGATTATATAAAACATCCAGAGGGTTCAGTTTTAATTACAGTAGGCGAGACGAAAGTAATCTGCTCTGCCTCAATTGAAGATCGAGTTCCTCCATTTATGCGTGGACAGGGCAAAGGGTGGATTGCTGCTGAATATGCCATGTTACCGCGTGCGACTGAGCAGAGAAATATAAGAGAATCAAGTAAAGGGAAAGTGGCTGGTCGTACGATGGAAATTCAGCGGTTAATCGGAAGGGCGCTGCGAACCGTGGTTAATCTTGAAGCGCTTGGCGAGCGCACGATATGGATTGATTGTGATGTGATTCAAGCAGATGGTGGAACACGTACAGCCTCCATTACAGGAGCATTTGTGGCTCTCGCAATTGCCGTAGAAAAAGCAATGGATCGGAAGCAAATTAAGAAAATGCCGTTAACGAACTTCCTTGCAGCTACATCCGTGGGCATTGACCAAAGTGGTTCAGCTTTATTAGATTTATGCTACAAAGAAGATGCTTCTGCTCAAGTAGATATGAATATTGTTATGACAGGAAGCGGAGAATTTGTTGAACTTCAGGGTACAGGTGAAGAAGCCACGTTTAATATGAACCAACTTAATGAAATGCTTGCACTTGGAAAAACTGGTGTGGAAGAATTAATTAACACACAAGCTGAAGTAATCGGAGACTTTGCGACTAAGATAAAGGAGGCATCATCAGCAGATGCGTAA
- a CDS encoding GerMN domain-containing protein yields the protein MRLRGIGFALLLLSCILTISGCGFGFEKSLKEIDPPKVDYVNEGEQMEDNETGATKEGEVEEATGEEPSEEVTEMTTRQLYLLDANGMVVPQSFQLPAVESAAKQALEYLVVDGPITEMLPNGFKAVLPAGTVVQGIDQVDKTLVVDFSNEFKDYAAENEKQILEAVTWTLTQFDGVENVKIQINGYDQTEMPVNGTPIGENVSRANGINHEMGNVVDVSNSEDITVYFMAQNEDYSYYVPVTKRMEGVSDDVRGVLKSLMEGPPVQSGLFSQFSKDIKLLGANEEDGLLTLDFNEAILTGSEEMVLQQDMLNSLVLSLTEQADIKEVAITVDGHSEVIDEAGNALSEPVSRPENVNKVGF from the coding sequence ATGCGTTTACGCGGGATTGGATTCGCGCTATTGTTGCTTTCATGTATACTAACGATATCTGGCTGTGGATTTGGTTTTGAAAAGTCACTTAAGGAAATTGATCCCCCAAAGGTCGATTATGTTAATGAAGGGGAGCAGATGGAGGATAATGAAACTGGCGCAACTAAGGAAGGAGAGGTAGAAGAAGCAACTGGTGAAGAACCTTCTGAAGAAGTGACTGAAATGACGACTCGTCAGCTTTATCTGCTTGACGCAAATGGGATGGTAGTGCCTCAAAGTTTTCAGCTCCCTGCAGTGGAAAGCGCTGCAAAACAAGCGCTTGAATATCTCGTGGTGGACGGTCCAATAACCGAAATGCTACCTAACGGGTTTAAAGCAGTGTTACCTGCAGGTACGGTTGTTCAAGGAATTGACCAGGTGGATAAAACGTTGGTCGTCGATTTTTCAAATGAGTTTAAAGACTATGCTGCTGAAAATGAGAAGCAAATTCTTGAAGCAGTTACATGGACTCTTACCCAATTTGACGGTGTAGAGAACGTGAAAATCCAAATCAACGGTTATGATCAAACAGAAATGCCCGTTAATGGCACGCCAATTGGAGAAAATGTTAGCAGAGCAAATGGTATAAATCATGAGATGGGCAATGTTGTGGATGTTTCCAATAGTGAAGACATTACAGTCTACTTCATGGCTCAAAATGAAGACTACTCCTATTATGTACCAGTAACGAAGCGGATGGAAGGCGTTTCTGATGATGTAAGGGGAGTATTGAAAAGTTTAATGGAAGGGCCACCTGTGCAATCTGGATTATTTAGTCAGTTTTCTAAAGATATTAAGTTATTGGGTGCTAATGAAGAGGATGGTTTGTTAACACTTGATTTCAATGAGGCGATTTTAACAGGATCTGAAGAAATGGTGCTCCAGCAAGATATGTTAAATAGTCTTGTTTTATCGTTAACTGAACAAGCAGACATTAAAGAAGTGGCAATAACCGTAGATGGCCATTCTGAAGTGATTGATGAAGCTGGAAACGCTCTATCTGAGCCGGTATCAAGACCGGAGAACGTTAACAAAGTGGGTTTTTAA